In Fibrobacter sp. UWB15, the following proteins share a genomic window:
- a CDS encoding DUF1015 domain-containing protein codes for MMHIYPFKALRPVNPAEAETISALPYDVMNRAEAKAMAEGLPHSYLRVTRAELELPDSVDAYDPKVYAHARENLDKMIADGVIAYDKKPCLYVYRQTMNGREQYGLVCCVPAADYFNGIIKKHELTRADKEEDRLRHVLATNANTGPVFLTYRDQGQFDVFGAVTKRKPVYDFVSKGDGFGHTVWIIDDDAEIEAIRKSFEAVPVSYIADGHHRSAAGARAASYRAEQNPNNTGDEEYNRFLAILFPSTQLKILDYNRVLKDLNGRTPEQLMDEMKKVFDIVALDKMQSPAKQNQVNFYMGGKWYACTFKAEYLKNLGPVDSLDVALLQKLILKPLFDIDDPRTSKRIDFVGGIRGLGELVKRVDSGECACAFAMYPTTLDQLMNIADAGEIMPPKSTWFEPKLRDGLLVHSLD; via the coding sequence ATGATGCACATTTATCCGTTCAAGGCGCTGCGCCCGGTGAATCCGGCCGAAGCCGAAACGATTTCCGCCCTCCCATACGACGTGATGAACCGCGCCGAAGCAAAGGCCATGGCCGAAGGGCTCCCGCATTCCTACCTGCGCGTGACTCGTGCGGAACTGGAACTCCCTGATTCCGTGGATGCCTACGACCCGAAGGTCTATGCGCATGCTCGCGAAAACCTGGACAAGATGATTGCCGACGGTGTGATCGCTTACGACAAGAAGCCTTGCCTCTATGTTTACCGCCAGACGATGAACGGTCGCGAACAGTACGGCCTCGTCTGCTGCGTTCCCGCTGCCGACTATTTTAACGGCATTATCAAGAAGCACGAATTGACTCGCGCCGACAAGGAAGAAGACAGACTCCGCCATGTGCTCGCCACCAACGCCAACACCGGTCCGGTGTTCCTGACTTACCGTGACCAGGGTCAGTTCGACGTGTTCGGTGCCGTGACCAAGCGCAAGCCCGTGTATGACTTTGTGAGCAAGGGCGACGGCTTTGGTCATACCGTGTGGATTATCGACGATGACGCCGAAATCGAAGCCATCCGCAAGTCCTTCGAAGCCGTTCCGGTGAGCTACATTGCCGACGGTCACCACAGGAGCGCCGCCGGTGCTCGTGCCGCCAGCTACCGCGCCGAACAGAACCCGAACAACACCGGTGACGAAGAATACAACCGTTTCCTCGCCATCCTCTTCCCGAGCACCCAGCTCAAGATCCTCGACTACAACCGCGTACTCAAGGACTTGAACGGTCGCACTCCGGAACAGCTCATGGACGAAATGAAGAAGGTGTTCGATATCGTTGCCCTCGACAAGATGCAGAGTCCGGCAAAACAGAATCAGGTGAACTTCTATATGGGTGGCAAGTGGTATGCCTGCACGTTCAAGGCTGAATACCTCAAGAACCTCGGCCCGGTCGACAGCCTCGACGTGGCTCTTCTCCAGAAGCTTATCTTGAAGCCGCTCTTCGATATCGACGACCCGCGTACGTCAAAGCGCATCGACTTTGTCGGTGGCATCCGCGGTCTCGGCGAACTCGTGAAGCGTGTGGATAGCGGTGAATGCGCCTGCGCCTTCGCTATGTATCCGACGACTCTGGATCAGCTGATGAACATCGCCGACGCTGGCGAAATCATGCCGCCGAAGAGCACCTGGTTTGAACCGAAGCTCCGCGACGGTCTCCTGGTTCACTCGCTGGACTAA
- a CDS encoding S26 family signal peptidase, producing MLIVVGVSFVARIYAIAPVKIMDASMTPKFKEQSIHWMCKLPQCLTQVKDQDIVWLTLKSGETMVRKVLAMPGDSIEITDKGHVRTPHRNFKWKGEDAFIQSKTIYVPKAGDTLYFDKLNEVEQDYILAYLHTHGEKIAIKSTLWQGDREINIDRVGATKIANRQVSLKEVDFLPWQDRYLIELQIRQAEPGNAPIKIKRELFRLKPAKLELSPPHTSSADSTAGDSVKVAHFDSNKVVKADTIIAPAKPAPAKEEPEQFLDEPLNMIVIEEDCYYMTCIKGSSCPDSRELGFFTHNDFIGRYLEWPDRIKVKVIYPIQRYANRALDYALSLLAPEEED from the coding sequence TTGCTGATTGTAGTTGGAGTCTCTTTTGTCGCTCGCATTTACGCCATTGCGCCCGTCAAGATTATGGATGCGTCGATGACACCCAAGTTCAAGGAGCAGTCCATTCACTGGATGTGCAAACTCCCCCAGTGCCTAACACAAGTCAAGGATCAAGACATCGTATGGCTTACGCTCAAAAGCGGCGAGACCATGGTGCGCAAGGTTCTTGCCATGCCGGGCGATTCCATCGAAATCACCGACAAAGGTCATGTGCGTACTCCGCACCGCAATTTCAAATGGAAAGGTGAAGACGCATTTATCCAGAGCAAGACCATTTACGTCCCCAAGGCCGGCGACACGCTTTATTTTGACAAATTGAACGAAGTGGAGCAAGACTATATTCTGGCTTACCTGCATACCCATGGCGAAAAGATTGCCATCAAGTCGACGCTCTGGCAGGGCGACCGCGAAATCAACATTGACCGCGTGGGTGCGACCAAGATTGCAAACCGTCAGGTGAGCCTTAAAGAAGTTGACTTCTTGCCGTGGCAGGACCGCTACCTGATTGAGCTTCAGATTCGCCAAGCCGAACCGGGCAACGCTCCCATCAAAATCAAGCGTGAACTATTCCGCTTAAAGCCAGCCAAACTTGAACTCTCTCCCCCGCACACGTCTTCTGCAGATTCTACCGCGGGCGATTCCGTCAAAGTCGCACACTTTGATTCCAACAAAGTAGTAAAGGCCGACACGATTATCGCCCCTGCAAAACCGGCACCTGCAAAAGAAGAACCGGAACAATTCCTGGACGAACCATTGAACATGATTGTCATCGAAGAAGACTGCTATTACATGACATGCATCAAGGGCTCCAGCTGCCCCGATTCCCGCGAGCTCGGCTTCTTTACGCATAACGACTTTATCGGGCGCTACCTAGAATGGCCTGACCGAATCAAAGTCAAAGTCATCTACCCCATTCAGCGTTACGCAAATCGCGCTTTGGACTATGCCCTTTCACTTTTAGCTCCGGAAGAAGAAGATTAG
- the lepA gene encoding translation elongation factor 4, which yields MPQNDNIRNFSIIAHIDHGKSTLADRMIELTKTVSKNEMTNQLLDDMDLERERGITIKAHAIRMVYEKDGKEYILNMIDTPGHVDFTYEVSRSLAACEGAILVVDASQGIEAQTLSNLYLALENDLEIIPVLNKVDLPGAQPDHVAQLVGDLLGYDPDKIPRISAKTGLNVDQVLDKIVDEIPAPKGDTGNPLKALIFDSVYDSYRGVINYIRIVEGTLKAGMKIRMMKTGGEYMVTEVGTFSMHRDPRPELSEGMVGYVLANVKTISDVKIGDTLTDSANPAAEPLPGYKDILPMIYSGIYPINPEDYKDLREALEKLRLNDSAISWEPETSEALGFGFRTGFLGLLHMEIVQERLDREFNVDIITTVPNVEYHVYMSDGTMVKIESPSKLPDASRYDHIEEPYVKAQIFTPKEFVGALMTLCEEKRGEFETMEYLDEEKVILKYNLPLAEIMFDFYDRLKSVSRGYAGLDYAPSEYRRNNLVKLDILLNGDPVDAFSVIIHKDKAHTYANAICVKLKDLIPRQQFDVAIQGAIGGKIISRSTVKAVRKDVLAKCYGGDITRKRKLLEKQKEGKKRMKSIGSVEVPQKAFLAVLSLSDNSTNNGD from the coding sequence ATGCCGCAAAACGACAACATTAGAAATTTCAGCATTATCGCCCATATCGACCACGGTAAATCGACTCTTGCCGACCGCATGATTGAACTGACCAAGACCGTTTCGAAGAACGAAATGACGAACCAGCTCTTGGACGACATGGACCTTGAACGCGAACGCGGCATTACCATCAAGGCGCACGCCATTCGCATGGTGTACGAAAAAGATGGCAAGGAATACATTCTGAACATGATCGATACACCGGGGCATGTGGACTTCACCTACGAAGTCAGCCGCTCGCTCGCCGCCTGCGAAGGTGCCATTCTGGTGGTGGACGCAAGCCAGGGTATCGAAGCCCAGACGCTTTCGAACCTCTATCTCGCTCTCGAAAACGACCTGGAAATTATCCCGGTGCTCAACAAGGTGGACCTGCCGGGCGCACAGCCAGACCATGTGGCTCAGCTCGTAGGCGACTTGCTCGGTTACGACCCCGACAAAATTCCGCGCATTTCTGCAAAGACCGGCCTAAACGTGGACCAGGTTCTCGACAAAATTGTCGACGAAATCCCGGCCCCCAAAGGCGATACGGGCAATCCGCTCAAGGCTTTGATTTTTGACTCCGTGTACGATTCCTACCGCGGCGTGATCAACTACATTCGCATTGTGGAAGGCACACTGAAGGCGGGCATGAAAATCCGCATGATGAAGACCGGCGGCGAATACATGGTGACCGAAGTCGGAACCTTCAGTATGCACCGCGACCCGCGACCCGAACTTTCGGAAGGCATGGTGGGCTATGTGCTCGCAAACGTGAAAACCATTAGCGACGTGAAAATCGGCGACACGCTCACCGATTCGGCGAACCCTGCTGCAGAACCGCTTCCGGGCTACAAGGACATTCTGCCGATGATCTATTCCGGCATCTACCCCATCAACCCGGAAGACTACAAGGACTTGCGCGAAGCTTTGGAAAAACTCCGCCTGAACGACTCCGCCATCAGCTGGGAACCGGAAACCTCCGAAGCACTCGGCTTCGGTTTCCGCACAGGGTTCCTTGGACTGTTGCATATGGAAATCGTGCAGGAGCGCCTGGACCGCGAATTCAACGTGGACATCATCACGACGGTGCCGAACGTGGAATACCACGTATACATGAGCGACGGCACGATGGTGAAGATCGAAAGCCCCTCCAAGCTCCCGGACGCGAGCCGCTACGACCACATCGAAGAACCCTACGTGAAGGCGCAAATATTCACGCCCAAGGAATTCGTGGGAGCGCTCATGACGCTTTGCGAAGAGAAGCGCGGCGAATTCGAAACGATGGAATACCTCGACGAAGAAAAGGTGATCCTCAAGTATAACCTGCCTCTCGCCGAAATCATGTTTGACTTCTACGACCGCCTCAAGTCCGTAAGCCGCGGCTATGCAGGCCTCGACTATGCCCCGAGCGAATACAGACGCAACAACTTGGTGAAGCTTGACATCCTCTTGAACGGCGACCCGGTGGACGCCTTCTCGGTGATTATCCACAAAGACAAGGCACACACTTACGCCAACGCCATCTGCGTGAAGCTTAAGGACCTTATTCCACGCCAGCAGTTCGACGTGGCTATTCAAGGTGCCATTGGCGGCAAGATCATTAGCCGTTCGACCGTGAAGGCCGTACGTAAGGACGTGCTTGCCAAGTGCTACGGCGGCGACATTACCCGTAAGCGCAAGCTCCTTGAAAAGCAGAAGGAAGGTAAGAAGCGCATGAAGAGCATCGGCTCGGTGGAAGTGCCGCAGAAGGCGTTCCTCGCCGTGCTTTCGCTCTCCGACAACTCCACCAACAACGGAGATTAA
- a CDS encoding peptidylprolyl isomerase, whose protein sequence is MKRPLVFVALVSALVLGFFSFGFAEGKVFNKDYSGIKSIEATIETHEGKIVLALDFKSAPNTVANFVELANKGFYNGLTFHRVIPGFMIQGGDPDGNGTGGPGYTIDDEISSLKHEAGVISMANRGPNTNGSQFFITQTPQHHLDGKHTVFGKVLEGEDVVCRIEPNDKIINITIVEKK, encoded by the coding sequence ATGAAAAGACCTCTAGTTTTTGTTGCCCTTGTTTCTGCTCTTGTACTTGGCTTCTTCAGTTTTGGATTTGCCGAAGGAAAAGTGTTCAACAAGGATTACTCCGGTATTAAGTCTATTGAAGCAACAATTGAAACTCATGAAGGCAAAATTGTATTGGCGCTTGATTTCAAGTCCGCTCCCAACACGGTTGCGAATTTTGTGGAGCTCGCGAACAAGGGCTTTTACAACGGTTTGACTTTTCATCGTGTTATTCCTGGCTTCATGATTCAGGGTGGCGACCCCGACGGCAATGGCACGGGCGGTCCCGGCTATACCATCGATGACGAAATCAGCTCTTTGAAGCACGAAGCCGGCGTTATCTCGATGGCCAACCGAGGCCCGAATACGAACGGTTCGCAGTTCTTTATCACGCAGACGCCGCAGCACCATCTAGATGGCAAGCACACGGTGTTCGGTAAGGTTCTCGAAGGCGAAGATGTCGTTTGCCGTATTGAACCCAATGATAAAATTATTAACATCACTATCGTGGAAAAGAAGTAA
- the lexA gene encoding transcriptional repressor LexA, producing the protein MENNSKRKELTTRQEEILEYIKKYSKENRMPPTVREIGNHFEISSTNGVRSILAALIKKGYINRSPRLSRGIEVVDSGNNEGAEAPTNTIEIPIVGRVAAGTPILAVQNLEGTVTIDRDFLACRSDVFALRVKGDSMINAGILDGDLIFARQQKTADRGEIIVAQVDNEATVKYYHPAADHIELRPANPRYRPIIVKKDKHFSIAGKLIGVMRKVN; encoded by the coding sequence ATGGAAAACAACAGCAAACGCAAGGAGCTAACCACCCGTCAAGAAGAGATCCTGGAATACATCAAGAAGTATTCCAAGGAAAACCGCATGCCGCCTACGGTTCGCGAAATCGGCAACCATTTCGAGATTTCTTCGACAAACGGCGTCCGTTCCATCCTCGCCGCCCTCATCAAGAAGGGCTACATCAACCGCTCCCCCAGACTTAGCCGCGGTATCGAAGTCGTCGACAGCGGCAATAACGAAGGTGCCGAAGCACCGACCAATACTATTGAAATTCCTATCGTGGGCCGCGTCGCTGCCGGTACGCCGATTCTTGCCGTGCAGAACCTCGAAGGCACGGTCACAATTGACCGAGATTTTCTCGCTTGCCGTTCTGACGTCTTCGCGCTCCGCGTCAAGGGCGACTCCATGATCAACGCCGGCATTCTCGACGGCGACCTCATTTTCGCCCGCCAGCAAAAGACGGCCGACCGCGGCGAAATCATCGTGGCCCAGGTCGACAACGAAGCGACCGTCAAGTATTACCACCCCGCCGCAGACCATATCGAACTGCGTCCGGCCAACCCGCGCTACCGCCCGATCATCGTCAAGAAGGACAAGCACTTCTCCATCGCCGGCAAGCTCATCGGCGTCATGCGCAAGGTGAACTAG
- a CDS encoding Rpn family recombination-promoting nuclease/putative transposase: MTKKKNNFCRAHDPFFRWLFADVNRLRLLLGFAGKVDRDVGEFLSSVNLDTLERIPDSYSEVDETGDADLAFRVNVLTGAPVLVGIMVEHKSGRDPDTINQIARYVRSVMKIHQENRVFDGLPTMAIIFYNGRENWNPLKNLEDGYPEFFHGRVLPFACSFVNMADVPDSDCLACEDVATGMGVTAMKYAFNKENLRLKLLLFKESFQKLSKNEGSLLLEKLMYIYESTSTKIF; this comes from the coding sequence ATGACCAAAAAGAAGAATAATTTTTGCCGTGCACATGATCCTTTTTTCCGTTGGCTGTTCGCTGATGTCAATCGCCTTAGGCTTTTGCTGGGGTTCGCAGGCAAGGTGGATCGTGATGTGGGCGAGTTTCTGTCGTCCGTGAATCTTGATACACTGGAGCGCATTCCGGATTCGTATTCCGAGGTTGATGAAACAGGAGATGCAGATTTGGCGTTCCGCGTCAACGTGTTGACTGGTGCACCCGTATTGGTGGGGATTATGGTGGAACATAAGTCGGGGCGCGATCCTGATACGATTAACCAGATTGCGCGCTATGTGCGCTCTGTGATGAAAATTCATCAGGAAAATCGCGTTTTTGACGGCCTCCCGACGATGGCGATTATCTTCTATAACGGACGTGAAAATTGGAATCCGCTCAAGAACCTTGAAGATGGTTACCCTGAATTCTTCCATGGCCGCGTGCTTCCATTTGCGTGCTCGTTCGTGAACATGGCAGACGTTCCTGACAGTGATTGCCTTGCTTGCGAAGATGTCGCGACGGGTATGGGCGTTACCGCAATGAAGTACGCGTTCAACAAGGAAAATCTGCGTTTGAAATTGTTGCTGTTCAAGGAATCTTTCCAGAAATTGTCGAAGAACGAAGGTTCTTTGCTTCTGGAAAAATTAATGTATATTTACGAGAGTACGTCGACGAAGATTTTTTGA